Proteins co-encoded in one Ictalurus punctatus breed USDA103 chromosome 18, Coco_2.0, whole genome shotgun sequence genomic window:
- the myorg gene encoding myogenesis-regulating glycosidase, which yields MYQVVPGGAGGTITEGVPLKKTNKQSRPLVGAGVLGLVLVIAAVAAWCYYIASLRKADLLKTELLDLNKDGFLIRNQAGGIVFKMAFRSGTLDLDSCSKEDVILRCSRSYAGKVNFFIMTVKPKETVMCYRVRWEELESDRPVMHAMSYNGSHWYGGSESAVQHWPIAISGQQAPKPFVTSDVYSNRNDFGGILERYWLSSNATAIKINDSVPFHLGWNDTEKSLYFEARYQDSPYKPLPGMPPYAELSYRVCVGPDVTSIHKVMVRRYFPKPNKVPLEAMFRYPIWSTWALHKTDINQDRLLKYAENIRKHGFNCSQIELDDRYTSRYGEFDFDPEKFPNASLMFQRLKADGFLLSLWTHPFVNYESSNFGLCVQKGLFVMEPTGQLPALVRWWNGIGGILDFTNPDARNWFTSHLRALRSKYGVSSFKLDAGETNFLPWHFRTQVHLPDPSTFTRRYTEMALPFNERAELRSGYGSQNISCFFRLIDRDSVWGYELGLKSIIPTVLTISILGYQFILPDMIGGNAYNNRTYGNGKLPDRELYIRWLELSAFMPAMQFSIPPWAYDDEVVAIARRFTALHETLVAPRVLELAGEVLNTGDPIIRPLWWIATGDETAYRVDSQFLIGDDLMVAPVLEPGKQERDIYLPTGHWRSYKGERYDNKEPMHLTDYAVDLDEIAYFLWVQ from the exons ATGTACCAAGTAGTACCTGGAGGAGCTGGGGGCACTATCACGGAAGGGGTGccccttaaaaaaacaaacaagcaaagtCGTCCACTAGTAGGTGCTGGAGTTCTGGGTCTGGTCCTGGTTATCGCTGCTGTAGCAGCGTGGTGTTACTATATCGCCTCCCTCCGCAAAGCCGATCTCTTAAAGACAGAGTTGTTGGACCTTAATAAGGATGGCTTTCTCATCCGCAACCAAGCTGGCGGGATTGTGTTCAAGATGGCTTTCAG ATCTGGAACCCTTGATTTGGACTCATGTTCTAAGGAGGATGTGATTCTGCGGTGCTCACGCTCCTATGCTGGCAAAGTGAATTTCTTCATAATGACTGTGAAGCCCAAGGAGACTGTAATGTGCTACCGTGTGAGGTGGGAGGAGCTGGAGTCGGACCGACCTGTAATGCACGCCATGTCTTACAACGGCTCTCACTGGTATGGTGGTTCCGAATCTGCTGTCCAGCACTGGCCCATTGCCATCTCGGGTCAGCAAGCGCCCAAGCCCTTTGTTACCAGTGATGTTTATTCAAACCGCAATGACTTCGGTGGCATTTTGGAACGCTACTGGCTCTCGTCCAATGCCACTGCCATCAAGATCAATGATTCAGTGCCCTTTCACTTGGGCTGGAATGACACCGAGAAGTCATTGTATTTTGAGGCACGATATCAGGACAGTCCATATAAACCCCTTCCTGGAATGCCACCATATGCTGAGCTTAGCTATCGCGTGTGCGTGGGCCCTGATGTGACCTCGATCCACAAGGTCATGGTCCGCAGGTACTTCCCCAAACCCAACAAAGTACCCTTAGAAGCAATGTTCCGATATCCTATATGGTCCACCTGGGCTTtacataaaactgacattaaCCAGGATAGACTTTTGAAATATGCAGAAAACATACGAAAACATGGCTTTAACTGCAGTCAAATAGAACTGGACGACCGGTACACCAGCCGGTATGGTGAGTTTGATTTCGATCCTGAAAAGTTTCCTAATGCATCTTTAATGTTCCAAAGGTTAAAGGCTGATGGCTTTCTGTTGTCATTATGGACACATCCCTTTGTGAACTACGAATCATCCAACTTTGGCCTGTGCGTCCAGAAAGGTCTTTTTGTGATGGAGCCCACTGGACAACTTCCTGCTTTAGTGCGATGGTGGAATGGCATTGGTGGCATTCTGGACTTTACCAACCCAGATGCTCGCAACTGGTTTACCTCCCATCTGCGAGCATTGCGTTCCAAATACGGTGTGTCATCCTTCAAGTTGGATGCGGGTGAAACAAACTTCCTGCCCTGGCATTTCCGGACGCAGGTCCATCTTCCAGATCCTAGCACATTCACGCGCCGGTACACAGAAATGGCCCTGCCATTCAACGAACGAGCAGAGCTACGTTCAGGCTATGGCTCACAGAACATCTCCTGCTTCTTCCGCCTCATTGATCGTGATTCGGTTTGGGGCTACGAGCTTGGTCTCAAGTCCATCATCCCTACCGTCCTCACCATCAGCATCCTCGGCTACCAGTTTATCCTGCCTGACATGATCGGGGGCAATGCGTACAACAACCGAACTTATGGGAACGGAAAGCTCCCTGACCGTGAGCTTTACATACGCTGGCTTGAGCTTTCTGCCTTCATGCCAGCCATGCAGTTCTCCATCCCACCATGGGCATACGATGATGAGGTGGTAGCCATCGCTCGGCGCTTCACAGCACTCCATGAGACATTGGTGGCCCCCAGAGTTCTGGAGCTGGCAGGGGAGGTGCTAAATACCGGTGACCCCATCATCCGTCCTTTGTGGTGGATAGCCACTGGTGATGAGACGGCCTACAGAGTGGACTCGCAGTTTCTCATAGGAGATGACCTTATGGTGGCGCCAGTGCTGGAGCCTGGCAAGCAGGAACGGGATATCTACCTCCCGACTGGCCACTGGAGAAGCTACAAGGGCGAGCGCTATGATAATAAAGAACCTATGCATCTCACAGATTACGCTGTGGATCTCGATGAGATTGCATATTTTCTTTGGGTTCAGTGA
- the zgc:109965 gene encoding nicalin-1-like: MTYRSLRIVVLLLLSAHFLHASALPAASSYEFTAYRMQQYNLQQEKRGCHGAMVVAEARSPDHSSLTRRCVIMKLSDFTVDRFLESKRQKAAAVLILIPQNISTISEDVIQGFMVTESEALKIDTLMPVYMVPEDEQLLYMYAEVKHATATKSASILIRVLHSMVTTTAFQILVNNNSPIKAITDNSIITLEGVLPGVGEDPPTIVITAYYDSFGLAPWLSYGADSNGSGVTILLELARLFQRLHSDPRNKAPFHLLFSLTGGGKYNFIGTKRWLAENMDHAESSLLHDNVAFVLCLDSLGSGDELFLHVSRPPKPETPHFSFVQQLEEVISSRFPWVRFATVHKKINLQESSLAWEHERYGMRHIPGFTLSHLQDPRSERRGSILDTMSQVDIRKLKRNAVIVAEALVRYMYNLSDKGSPKELQVFRGSLDVLDSRLSALMTMLTSVPRATQLMDREPQHTLLIDSLEQEFRRHLQQVYRHTFRQDHRDPDITFFDQMKQPMMMYRVKPAAFDLFLGGCIAGYLGLVYYAIQNFGNVYARLKAVMKNKQQ, translated from the exons ATGACCTACAGAAGCTTGAGAATTGTGGTTCTGCTGCTGCTCTCTGCACACTTTCTACATGCTTCGGCTCTTCCTGCTGCATCGTCGTACGAGTTCACAGCCTACAGGATGCAGCAGTACAATCTGCAACAGGAAAAACGCG GTTGCCATGGTGCCATGGTTGTTGCAGAGGCACGTTCACCAGACCATTCGAGTCTGACTCGTCGCTGCGTGATCATGAAGCTGTCTGATTTTACAGTAGACCGCTTTCTAGAGTCTAAGAGGCAGAAGGCAGCGGCAGTGCTCATACTGATACCTCAGAACATCTCTACCATATCTGAAGACGTCATCCAG GGTTTCATGGTTACAGAGTCCGAGGCTCTGAAGATAGACACCCTCATGCCTGTTTACATGGTCCCTGAGGATGAGCAGCTTCTATATATGTATGCAGAAGTGAAGCACGCCACAGCCACCAAATCTGCCTCCATCCTGATTAGAG TTCTCCACAGTATGGTCACAACCACTGCCTTTCAGATATTGGTGAACAACAACTCCCCCATCAAGGCCATCACTGACAACTCTATTATTACATTAGAG GGTGTGCTTCCTGGAGTTGGTGAGGACCCGCCCACAATTGTTATCACCGCCTATTATGACTCGTTTGGCCTTGCACCA TGGCTGTCATATGGAGCAGACTCGAATGGCAGTGGCGTCACCATACTGCTAGAACTGGCTAGACTCTTTCAACGACTTCACAGCGATCCTCGCAACAAGGCTCC GTTTCACCTCCTTTTCTCTCTAACTGGTGGAGGGAAATATAATTTCATCGGCACCAAACGCTGGCTGGCTGAAAACATGGACCATGCAG AATCCAGTCTTTTGCATGATAATGTGGCCTTCGTCCTCTGTTTGGACTCTCTTGGCTCTGGTGACGAACTGTTCCTCCATGTATCTCGACCCCCAAAACCAGAGACGCCTCATTTTAGCTTCGTCCAGCAACTAGAAGAA GTGATCTCATCCAGGTTTCCATGGGTAAGGTTTGCAACCGTCCACAAGAAGATCAACCTGCAAGAGTCTTCTCTAGCATGGGAGCATGAGCGCTATGGAATGAGACACATCCCAGGATTCACTCTGTCTCACTTGCAAGACCCTAGATCAGAGCGTCGGGGCTCCATCCTTGACACCAT GTCTCAGGTGGACATCAGAAAACTGAAACGTAATGCAGTCATTGTTGCTGAGGCCTTGGTGAGGTACATGTATAACCTGTCAGACAAG GGTTCTCCAAAAGAATTGCAAGTTTTCCGGGGCAGTTTG gatgTCCTGGACAGTCGTTTATCTGCTCTGATGACCATGTTGACTTCTGTGCCGCGAGCCACTCAGCTGATGGACAGAGAGCCGCAGCACACTCTGCTCATCGATAGCCTGGAGCAGGAGTTCAGACGGCACCTTCAACAGGTCTACAGACACACTTTCCGTCAGgaccacag GGATCCTGACATTACATTCTTCGATCAAATGAAGCAGCCAATGATGATGTACAG GGTGAAGCCGGCTGCGTTTGATCTCTTCCTGGGTGGCTGTATTGCCGGATATTTAGGATTAGTGTACTACGCAATCCAG AACTTTGGAAATGTCTATGCAAGACTCAAAGCTgtcatgaaaaacaaacagcagtga